AGGGTGTTAATGAGTGTAATGGTGGTAGTCTTCGGGAAAGGAAGTATGTCCTCCACCTATATCCATGAACACTCTACCCCTTTGATCCCGTTGACTATTTGAAATGCGATGTTGattcatttcaaaccatattcGGTATGACGTGTGTGCATTGTGTAGGCATGGTTATGTTGATGCTAAGCATGTCTTGTATATAATTCAGATTTCCCATGATTGGTGTGTCATTTTGGAGAACCCGAGGGATGTTTGGTTATATGTAAAATTTGagccaccttggcatgatgctatgattgattgtgctaatcctaaccctcataccttgagaaACTTGTGTTTGCTTATCCTTCTTATTATTTTGCAAGGTTCGAATTTGAGGATGAATCCTttctaaggaggggaggatgatacggctCAAAGAGACATCTTAGCACTTAAGGACATGAAGACGTGAGGGAAGACCCAAGCTTGTGGGGCTTCCTAACCAAGGAACAATCTTTGAAGtatagagaacaagtcccaacactccaaagccgTCCAAGAAGCCAAGCTGCTTTGTTtgggctcattaagggccttttggtcatttatgtAACAAGTGTTGCGCTagcctataaatagaacaattagttcattttttcatttagactttgatgatatgttTTGAGAGCACCATAGAGTGTcttgcaaggtggaatccttgtcgCATGGTGGAATCCTTGTTTTGGTAGCTtgcttagaaacgttggttgcttggggattccaatTTCCTTcaggtcacataagagataggtttatgttgtgtgtggtattaaaggtccaagattGCAATGATCTATTCAGTTGTTAATATTACATCTctatttgtctatctttctatctttactttgttCTAATCATTGGTGTACTTGTTCTAGTAATGTAACCCGTGACTTGTTGTCATTGTTAtattcttgttgtttttcatctggtcttcatattgttgttgttaatcttACTTTGAGTTGGCTGTTTCGGTGTTAAAACACACCCTTTATCTCGTcattgttgttgtaattgttgaatccgagtgtggtctctaAACGGTCCTTGAATCTTcggatttgtggactattttgagtgtGTTTTCTTGTCTTCTTGAGTGTGTTTTCTTGTCTTCTTGATAATTTcggtatcattaaccaagaattaAATTCACATCTTACAACCCTTCGATTCATTTTCTAACATcagaaattaatttttcaaaaattactaTGGAGACAAATGcagaaaacaaaaattaattttccatTAATTCACAACTGTTAGATTTGTGTTGTAATAGAGAAAATTGCACATAAATTCAAAAGAGTCTAAAATTGCAGAAATTTAAAGGGAGATTGATatagaaaaaaccaaaatatttcattcattcattcattcattcattcttcATTGCAATGGTAGACCCATATTTACAGCAAACCCCAaacaaaaactgaaaaataaagaAGCTTTCATCTAACATAAACCTAACCATGAAAGCTTCCCATTGCAATgacattaaaacaaaaaaaactataaatacttaAAACTAAGGGGATGGGGGGGGGGTGATCATCTCCTCCGGCTCCATGTTGAGCCGCTCCACAATTGCTTGTAAGAAATGGACAATCCACCAGAGTTCATAGTGGACATGCTCCCGGTCCAGCCCCAGTCTATAGAAGAGGCTATTGAAGTCGTTATAAAGGAGGAGACTGTTGTAGTTATGAGAGAGGCTGATCCTACTTCTGGGTCTCAAAGAAATGCCTGGCATCTTTTTCAATTAAATctgattttgagttgattaagaTAAATTTTAGGTGGAGTAGATGGGTgtttatatagaccaaaatagaacCCTTTGGTCTTCCCGCCCTTTGGTTGGTAGAAGTGTGAATGGTGGAAATCGAAGAGAGGTAGAGTATACCTAATCGATGCAATATCTGATTGGACGTGCCACAACTTTTTTGACGTATAATAAATGCTCAACTGTTCACATCAGTCCCTTTGAATATTTAAGGTTTTTAATAGACTGTTTATGAGATCGATTATATACCATgtcttaaataaagaataaaagaaatagacTGGACACATAATATATACAATActgtaaaaaaattgataatagatGCAGAGTTAAGTCGATAAATCTGGCATTAATCAGTAAACTGAAGGGTAGTCAAAATACATACACTGCCATGACttacaaaaacacaaattcatACAAGACTAACTACGATTTACTGTTGTTACAAGTGGTTCTCTTGTGCCCGGGCCTTTTGCACAATGAACACTTATTCCTCCTCTTTGAATTGAAAGTCTCGCCCACGCCCTTAatgcattttcttttctttcttctaagCTTGGTGACCACGAGTGGTGGAATAATGTTTATGTCTAACAATTTTTGTGGCACGTGCCATTCGGACTCTAAAGGGACAACATTAATTGATTCCGAATAGGCAAGGAGGTACTTTTCCACTTTATACAGGGGCGAAGAGTAATCATAGACACTCAAACCATAATCATCACCGTGCTTTGATCGCAAAGCGTCCATCGCGTGATCACATGGTATTTTGACCAGGTCAAACTTCCTGCATGAACAAGACCTTTCCAGTAGGTCGAATTTGGCTGTAGAGCCACTTCCAAACACAGTGTATTTCCTTTCGTCCCCGCTTATGTTCTCCACATAGAAGGAGTCTCCCTCGCTCATATTGTCTCTTAAGATCTTTTTGGCGGTGGGAACAAATTTGTTATCCTTACATTTGAGGATGTAGGCACGCCTCTCCCTAAATATTTCACCAAACCTCTTGGCAATCGAATTGAATATGGATGCCACGGGGTACTCCCTTTCATCAATCAACATAGCATTCACCGACTCGACAATATTTGTGGTCATCACGTTAAACCTGTTGC
The window above is part of the Capsicum annuum cultivar UCD-10X-F1 unplaced genomic scaffold, UCD10Xv1.1 ctg32827, whole genome shotgun sequence genome. Proteins encoded here:
- the LOC124891257 gene encoding uncharacterized protein LOC124891257 translates to MRKVIAVDNTHLYGKYEGVLLSAITQDTENYIYPIAFCVLDKENDASWAFFFEKLKSIMVDRPDLCFISDRHKSIANGIAKVYNHAHHGYCIRTTVPRQHELGFEKWSRAYFPGNRFNVMTTNIVESVNAMLIDEREYPVASIFNSIAKRFGEIFRERRAYILKCKDNKFVPTAKKILRDNMSEGDSFYVENISGDERKYTVFGSGSTAKFDLLERSCSCRKFDLVKIPCDHAMDALRSKHGDDYGLSVYDYSSPLYKVEKYLLAYSESINVVPLESEWHVPQKLLDINIIPPLVVTKLRRKKRKCIKGVGETFNSKRRNKCSLCKRPGHKRTTCNNSKS